TAATGATGTCATCTCGGGCGGCAATGGCAACGACACCCTGTCGGGCGGCCTGGGCAGTGACTGGATATTCGGCGGCTTCGATGATGACAGCATCAATGGCGGCGACGGCCTCAATCACCTCTTTGGCGGCACCGGTCAGGATACTCTGATCGGCGGCAACCAGGCGGACCGGCTGATTGGCGAAGCGGGGCACGACGTGCTCTCGGGCGGCAATGGCAATGATACTCTCAATGGCAATCAGAATGCCGACCGCCTGTATGGTGGGTTTGACGATGATCTGCTTTATGGTGGCGATGGCACTGATCGGCTGTTTGGGGGCACTGGCCAGGACACCCTGTACGGTGGCAGCCAGGGGATATTCTGTACGGCGAGTGGGGCCATGATGTCCTGTCCGGTGAGGCGGGCAATGACACGCTTTATGGCAATCAGAACGCTGACCGCCTGTACGGCGGCCTGGGCAATGACCTGCTTGACGGGGGACGGCCTTGACCGCCTGTTTGGTGGGTTGGGCAATGATACCCTGAATGGTGGCGCTCAGAATGACCGGCTTGTGGGGAATGGGGCAATGATCGCCTTGTTGGCGGCAGCGGCAACGACACGCTGTTTGGCGACCAGAACCAAGACCGTCTGGAAGGCGGCAGCGGCAATGACAGTCTTGATGGCGGCGTCGGTTTCGATACCCTTCTGGGAGGCTTTGGCAATGACACGCTCAACGGCGGCGCCCATGCTGATTTGCTTGCAGGGGGACGGATCCGATATCTTTGTCTTCACCGACGGCACCGGCGCAGATCGGGTGACCGATTTTGACGCTTTTGACAATGCAGAGCGGTTGGACTTGAGCGGCCTGTCGGCAATCACAAGCTTTGCCGATCTGACCAGCAATCACCTGACCCAGTCCGGCGCCAATGCCTTCATCAATGCTTAAGCAGCGCTGGCACCATCACATTGTTGAATGTGCAACTCTCTGATCTGGACGCGAGTGACTTCATCTTCTGAGGTCTGGCCTAAATCCTGACCACCAAATGCCCCTGCCTGGGGTGCCTGGTGGTCAGGATTCCATTTTTGTGGTACCCAAACGGATCTTGCCCTAACGAGCGACCGGGACCACCAAGTCAGGTTGCCCCTTCAGCCACAGTTGGACAGAGGTCAGCCTGAGTGGAAAAGCAGGACGCAACAGTTGAATTTCAACCCATGGTCAACTTCGTTGTTGCCGGGGCTCAAAATCTGGAACAACCGCATTGCGCAGTTTCCTGAGCCAACATCCGGACATCGGACTGGTTGACGGCGGCAGTGAAACCCATTTCTTTAACAAGCACAGCGCAGCAGCGGCCCGCAAAGACTATGACCTGTATCATGCCATGTACACACCGCAGGCCCTAAGCCTCTGCACCGGTGATGTCACTCCCATTTATCTCTATCGCGCGGACTGCCTGCCTGCGATCCAGCAGTACAACCCGGATATGAAACTCATCGTTCTTCTGCGCAATCCGGTCGACAGAGCCTATTCCCATTGGGGTATGGAACGGAAAAAAAAGAAAGAGAGTCGCGGTTTTCTACCGGCACTGCTCCATGAAGCAAGATATCTGCGAACCCATGGGCAGCATCCGGTCTATTCCTATATTCAGCGCAGTTTTTATGATGCTCAGATTGCTCGGCTACACAGGCTGTTTCCGGCAGAAAACTGCCTGATCCTGCGCAATGAAGACCTGCGCAACGCGCACAGCGCAACCCTCAGCAAGGTCTTCAGATTCCTTGGCGTTTCAGAAATGATTCAGCCAGCCCCTGCAGCGGTCAGGACCGGAAGCTACGCGCCCATGCATCCTGTGATACGGCGCGGGCTGACTGCGGTTTTCCGCAAGGATATCCGCAGGCTGGAAGCCCGCCTCAATTGGGATCTGTCTGACTGGTGCCGCTAAAGCCTGCTTCGAACAGGCCCCGCCGGTCATCTGAACAGAAAGTCCTGATGATAGCGCCGCAAAAGGAACAGGCCCAAGATACAAGTGATGCCCGAAACCAAGAATATATAGATCGGTGAAATATAGTTGGGTGAGTAAAACGGATAAAACCCCTCCCGCATCTGTCCCACCACATGGATGAGGGGGTTGTACCAAAGGAAGTCTGAATAGGGACGCGGCACATCATCAAATACAAAAAAGATGGCCGAGATCAGGAAGAGCGGGCGCGTTAGGATAGACCAGATGGTTTGCCAGAGCGGATAGGCCAGAACCAGGAAGGCATTGAGGCTGCCAAAACCAGCCGCAAGGGACAGGGCCAGCACATAGGCAAAGACAATACTGGTGAAATCAAACGTGGTGCTCGCATCGGTTACCAGAAGAATAGCGCCGACAACAATACTATGGACGATCAGATGCGTCAGAGCATTCAGCAGGTAACGCGCAAGCAGCGCATCCAGAAAAGTCACCCGCGGATATTCTAGCAAACTGCGCGAAAACGGAATTGTCTGGGCCATCTTGTTGGTGATGTCATTGAACATCGTAAAAGGCAGCATCCCAGAGGCGTAAAACAGCGCAAAACTGGTCCCCATAGGAGGGCTACGGAAGCCCGCCGAGAAAATTGCCACCAGCAGGGCAATCCCTGCCGCGGGCTCAAGAACCGCCCAAAGATACCCCCCGGGTGAGCGCCCGTATGTGGTCGACATTTCACGCAGCATCAGGGCCGTGATGGCACGCCCGCTGGACAGGCGCGGCTGAACAGGCCGCAGGCGTACTTGGCTCAAATCACTCATCGGGAGGGTTGGTTAATCTCTGGTTTTGATGCGAGGTCTACTGTATCGTCCGCCGCAATGAAACGCAAATTTTTCCCAAAGGCACTTTGATACATGCCTGCTACCAATACAAAAAAAACTGATCCGGCAGCACCGGCCCCAGTCAAACCTGTCGACGATGGTGCCCCCACCAAAAGTCCCCGACCGGTACCGCCGTCCATTAAGGTGGAAACGGTGCAACACATCCGTCCTCCAGCCGCAGCAAGCCGTACCCGCGGGCGGCACCGTGGCATTGCCCTCAGCTTTCTGCTCGCCGTGGTTTTACCCTTCGCGGTGGCCACTTGGTATCTCTATGAACGCGCCGCTGACCAATATGCCTCTTATCTGGGATTTTCAGTCAGGACCGAAGAAAGCAGTTCAGCCATCGAACTTTTGGGCGGAATTACCGAACTTTCCGGCTCCAGTTCTTCTGACACGGACATCCTGTTTGACTACCTGAACAGCCAGCAAATGGTACGAAAGGTCGATGAAAAGGCGGATCTGCGCGGGATCTGGTCTCGGGTCAGCACGCGCCAGGATCCGGTTTTTGCTTATGATCCCAACGGCAGCATCGAGGATCTTCTGGACCATTGGAAACGTATGGTGCAAATCACCTACGACAGCGGCTCAGGACTTCTGAACCTGCGCATCCTGGCCTTTGATCCGGCAGAGGCGCGCAAGATCGCCAGCGTCATTCTCGAAGAATCCGACACCATGATCAATAATCTCTCAGCCATCGCGCGTGAGGATGCGATCAAATACGCCCGCGATGAGCTTGAAACAGCCGTAGAGCGCCTGAAAGAAGCCCGGCGCGCCATGACCTCCTACCGCAACCGGACCCAGATCGTTGATCCCTCGATCGATACGCAGAACCAAATGGGGTTGCTCACCATCTTGCAGCAACAATTGGCTGAGGCGCTGATCGAACAGGACCTTCTCATGGACAATGCGCGCGAGGGGGATCCACGGGTCATTCAGGGGCGGCGCCGCGTGGTGGTCATCGAACAGCGCATCGCCGCTGAACGGCGCAAGCTGGGGCTGGGGGGCAGTGCTGCCGGGGCCACAGTCTTTGCCAATCTTGTTGGCGAATACGAAGGGCTTCTGGTGGATCGGGAATTTTCCGAGCAGGCCTATACCGTGGCCTGGGCCGCTTATGATGCAGCTCAGGCAGAGGCCCGCAAACAAAGCCGCTATCTGGCAGCCCATATCCGCCCAACCTTGGCGGAGCGTGCGGAATATCCTGACCGCCCCATCCTGCTTCTTGTGATTGGGGTCTTTTTGCTGTTTGTCTGGCTTCTGCTGGTGCTGATCTACTACAGCCTGCGCGACCGTCGCTGATGATTTATCTGGATCGGCTCAGGAAAACTGTGCCCTTACGCGGCAGTGAAAAAGTCATCATTGATGATATCACGGCGACCTTTCCCACCGGGGCAAGCGTCGCGCTTCTGGGCCGTAATGGTGCCGGCAAAAGCACTCTGCTCAAAATTATCGCGGGCACCCTGCGTCCAACCTCGGGGCAGGTGCTCACGGATGGATCAATCTCATATCCAGTCGGCTTTGCCGGGTCTTTCCATGGCGACCTGACCGGCGTGCAGAACACCCGTTTTGTGGCCCGGCTTTATGGTGTCGACACGGATGAGCTGGTAGATTTTGTACAGGATTTTGCCGAACTGGGACGGCATTTCCACATGCCCTTGCGCACCTACTCTTCAGGAATGAAAGCGCGGCTGTCCTTCGGTGTCTCCATGGGGATCCGCTTTGACACCTACCTGATCGACGAGGTGACCTCGGTCGGGGATGGGGCTTTCAAGCGCAAGAGCGTCGAGCTTTTTGAAGCCCGGCTGGAGAACGCAAGCGCCGTGGTAGTGACCCATTCTCCGCCCATGGTCCGACGCATGTGCAACTACGGAGTGGTGCTGGAAGAGGGTAAGGTCGTGGCCTATAGCGACATCGAGGAAGCCCTGGAACATCACGATCGCAACCTGAAAGAAGCCAGTTCCCAATAGGTTATTGGCGGGGCGACAGCAACTCGCGCAACAGAGCCTGGGCATTTCTGTCAAAAGCAGATCGACTCCACTGCTGTTTCCAGGCCGCGCGGATCTCTGTGCTGTGCCGCTCCCGCGCCACCAGATACTCGTGGATCAGGAGGTCTGCACTCTTGGCATCCTGATCCATGCTCTCAGCACTCAGCTGCAGCACCCGCGCCATGGGATGACCGGCTGCCACATCTGCAGCGGTTTCGAATGGGCTGAGCAACAGCGGCAACCCCGCCTCACAGGCTTCGAGGGCCCCGATCGGGGTGCCTTCATAACGGGAGGTGAGGAGATAACCATCCGCCTCAGCCAAGACGGGGCGGATATCGGCCATGGCACCGCGAAATTCCAGCCGGGCTGCCGCCGGTCCCGCGATCTGGCGCATCTGGCGCTGGAATGCAGGCTCTGCGGTGCCACCACCACACAGGATGAGCCGCATATCTTGGGGCAGGTGGGAAAGAAGCGCACGGCCAGTGCATAGTTCTTCTGATAACCCACACGCCCGGTCAGAACCAATGTGCGGCCTGGGG
The DNA window shown above is from Parasedimentitalea marina and carries:
- a CDS encoding calcium-binding protein, whose product is MFGDQNQDRLEGGSGNDSLDGGVGFDTLLGGFGNDTLNGGAHADLLAGGRIRYLCLHRRHRRRSGDRF
- a CDS encoding sulfotransferase family protein; the encoded protein is MSTHGQLRCCRGSKSGTTALRSFLSQHPDIGLVDGGSETHFFNKHSAAAARKDYDLYHAMYTPQALSLCTGDVTPIYLYRADCLPAIQQYNPDMKLIVLLRNPVDRAYSHWGMERKKKKESRGFLPALLHEARYLRTHGQHPVYSYIQRSFYDAQIARLHRLFPAENCLILRNEDLRNAHSATLSKVFRFLGVSEMIQPAPAAVRTGSYAPMHPVIRRGLTAVFRKDIRRLEARLNWDLSDWCR
- a CDS encoding ABC transporter permease is translated as MSDLSQVRLRPVQPRLSSGRAITALMLREMSTTYGRSPGGYLWAVLEPAAGIALLVAIFSAGFRSPPMGTSFALFYASGMLPFTMFNDITNKMAQTIPFSRSLLEYPRVTFLDALLARYLLNALTHLIVHSIVVGAILLVTDASTTFDFTSIVFAYVLALSLAAGFGSLNAFLVLAYPLWQTIWSILTRPLFLISAIFFVFDDVPRPYSDFLWYNPLIHVVGQMREGFYPFYSPNYISPIYIFLVSGITCILGLFLLRRYHQDFLFR
- a CDS encoding capsule biosynthesis protein, which gives rise to MQHIRPPAAASRTRGRHRGIALSFLLAVVLPFAVATWYLYERAADQYASYLGFSVRTEESSSAIELLGGITELSGSSSSDTDILFDYLNSQQMVRKVDEKADLRGIWSRVSTRQDPVFAYDPNGSIEDLLDHWKRMVQITYDSGSGLLNLRILAFDPAEARKIASVILEESDTMINNLSAIAREDAIKYARDELETAVERLKEARRAMTSYRNRTQIVDPSIDTQNQMGLLTILQQQLAEALIEQDLLMDNAREGDPRVIQGRRRVVVIEQRIAAERRKLGLGGSAAGATVFANLVGEYEGLLVDREFSEQAYTVAWAAYDAAQAEARKQSRYLAAHIRPTLAERAEYPDRPILLLVIGVFLLFVWLLLVLIYYSLRDRR
- a CDS encoding ABC transporter ATP-binding protein, which codes for MIYLDRLRKTVPLRGSEKVIIDDITATFPTGASVALLGRNGAGKSTLLKIIAGTLRPTSGQVLTDGSISYPVGFAGSFHGDLTGVQNTRFVARLYGVDTDELVDFVQDFAELGRHFHMPLRTYSSGMKARLSFGVSMGIRFDTYLIDEVTSVGDGAFKRKSVELFEARLENASAVVVTHSPPMVRRMCNYGVVLEEGKVVAYSDIEEALEHHDRNLKEASSQ
- a CDS encoding glycosyltransferase family 4 protein produces the protein MRLILCGGGTAEPAFQRQMRQIAGPAAARLEFRGAMADIRPVLAEADGYLLTSRYEGTPIGALEACEAGLPLLLSPFETAADVAAGHPMARVLQLSAESMDQDAKSADLLIHEYLVARERHSTEIRAAWKQQWSRSAFDRNAQALLRELLSPRQ